tagtttaggagttcactgttttcataactaaaagtaggtctcagcggctttgtgaattactcttAAGAAACAACTCCCAcgtaaaaacttttagtccgatttaggagtcctcctaacgttaagataaaagtcttaaGGGCCCAGATGTTCTGGTGGAAACGGCTCAAACTGTGTGTAGAATTACAGAAGCAGGAGTAAAAGCTTCACTGCTACACGGGTACCAGATTCTCACCAAtctccatttaaaaatgtgtctattTAGTGTTTCAGAACTTAAACCAAACTGTGAACTGAAACTGGTTCTGAATAAATTGCCATGTAATTAAATCATCAACAAGAACTTTATTGTCATAAACCTGTTAATGCTGCTCGCTCCTCCACAGTGTGTCTGGATACATGAGGTGTGTCTGTGCTAGTGACCTCATTACAAACGTCACAGAAAGTAGTTCCAGTGTAGCAGAAGTAAGTGAGTAAGGTAGACCAGGTAGACCAAGTGCCTGCAGACCAGGTACCTCCAGACCAGGTGCCTGCAGACCAGGTACCTCCAGACCAGGTGCCTGCAGACCAGGTACCTCCAGACCAGGTGCCTGCAGACCAGGTACCTCCAGACCAGGTACCTGCAGACCAGGTACCTGCAGACCAGGTACCTCCAGACCAGGTAGACCAGGTAGACCAGGTAGCTGCAGACCAGGTACCTCCAGACCAGGTGCCTGCAGACCAGGTGCCTGCAGACCAGAAACCTCCAGACCAGGTACCTGCAGACCAGAAACCTCCAGACCAGGTACCTGCAGACCAGGTACCTGCAGACCAGAAACCTCCAGACCAGGTACCTGCAGACCAGAAACCTCCAGACCAGGTACCTCCAGACCAGGTGCCTGCAGACCAGGTACCTGCAGACCAGGTACCTCCAGACCAGGTACCTGCAGACCAGAAACCTCCAGACCAGGTACCTGCAGACCAGAAACCTCCAGACCAGGTACCTGCAGACCAGGTACCTGCAGACCAGAAACCTCCAGACCAGGTACCTCCAGACCAGGTGCCTGCAGACCAGGTACCTGCAGACCAGGTACCTCCAGACCAGGTACCTGCAGACCAGGTACCTGCAGACCAGAAACCTCCAGACCAGGTACCTGCAGACCAGAAACCTCCAGACCAGGTACCTGCAGACCAGGTACCTGCAGACCAGAAACCTCCAGACCAGGTGCCTGCAGACCAGGTACCTGCAGACCAGGTACCTCCAGACCAGGTACCTCCAGACCAGGTATCTCATCGACAGGTACCTTAAAACTACGTAGCGCTCCTTTAATGTTAAAAACCTTCACTAAAAAACTTCAAGTagaaaacctttatttaaatttgGTAGAAACAGAACCTGAGAGACGTCAATAACATCAGAACCAACAAAAAACCTTTGTCAGAGTCTTCctgagctgacagcagctgatcTGAGACCAGTTAACGACCTGCAGTCCAGGTACCTGCAGACCAGGTACCTGCAGACCAGAAACCTCCAGACCAGGTACCTGCAGACCAGAAACCTCCAGACCAGGTACCTGCAGACCAGGTACCTGCAGACCAGAAACCTCCAGACCAGGTACCTCCAGACCAGGTGCCTGCAGACCAGGTACCTGCAGACCAGGTACCTCCAGACCAGGTACCTCCAGACCAGGTATCTCATCGACAGGTACCTTAAAACTACGTAGCGCTCCTTTAATGTTAAAAACCTTCACTAAAAAACTTCAAGTagaaaacctttatttaaatttgGTAGAAACAGAACCTGAGAGACGTCAATAACATCAGAACCAACAAAAAACCTTTGTCAGAGTCTTCctgagctgacagcagctgatcTGAGACCAGTTAACGACCTGCAGTCCAGGTACCTGCAGACCAGGTACCTGCAGACCAGAAACCTCCAGACCAGGCACCTCCAGACCAGAAACCTCCAGACCAGGTACCTGCAGACCAGGTGCCTGCAGACCAGGTATCTCATCGACTTGGACAGGtaccttattttcctccgagaacagGTTGTTTAATCACTGATGGACACGGTTTGTttaattacctcattaatgttgtaaatattaaaattctcagTTTAGATTCTTCTATAACTCTACTTCTATAAAACTACGTAGCGCTCCTTTAATGTTAAAAACGTTCAATAAAAAACTTCAAGTagaaaacctttatttaaatttgGTAGAAACAGAACCTGAGAGACGTCAATAACATCAGAACCAACAAAAAACCTTTGTCAGAGTCTTCctgagctgacagcagctgatcTGAGACCAGTTAACGAGCTGCAGTCTGATGAACTTCAGTGTGTTTGGACTGACGAAGAAACAAGCAACCAAAcacctgaaacacctgcagagtGAAAGTTTGAATCTttgtaaaagtttaaaattaCTTCATAACTTCAGTCTCAAACAAAGTTTTCTGAAAAGTTTGGACTTTTCTCTCAGTTTGTGCCCTAAGAGTCTCAGAGGTCCCTTCAGAGTCTCAGAGGTCCCCGGAGTCTCAGATGTCCCCGGAGTTTAGAGGTCCTCGGAGTCTCAGAGGTCCCCGAAGTCTCAGAGGTCCTCGGAGTCTCAGAGGTCCTCGGAGTCTCAGATGTCCCCGGAGTTTAGAGGTCCTCGGAGTCTCAGAGGTCCCCGAAGTCTCAGAGGTCCTCGGAGTCTCAGATGTCCCCGGAGTCTCAGAGGTCCTCGGAGTCTCAGAGGTCCTCGAAGTCTCAGAGGTCCCCGAAGTCTCAGAGGTCCTCGGAGTCTCAGAGGTCCACAGAGTCTCAGAGGTCCCCGAAGTCTCAGAGGTCCTCGGAGTCTCAGAGGTCCTCGGAGTCTCAGAGGTCCCTTCAGAGTCTCAGAGGTCCTCGGAGTCTCAGAGGTCCCCGAAGTCTCAGAGGTCCTCGGAGTCTCAGAGGTCCACAGAGTCTCAGAGGTCCCCGAAGTCTCAGAGGTCCTCGGAGTCTCAGAGGTCCTCGGAGTCTCAGAGGTCCCTTCAGAGTCTCAGAGGTCCACAGAGTCTCAGAGGTCCCCGAAGTCTCAGAGGTCCTCGGAGTCTCAGAGGTCCTCGGAGTCTCAGAGGTCCACAGAGTCTCAGAGGTCCCCGAAGTCTCAGAGGTCCTCGGAGTCTCAGAGGTCCTCGGAGTCTCAGAGGTCCCTTCAGAGTCTCAGAGGTCCTCGGAGTCTCAGAGGTCCCCGGAGTCTCAGTCCTACAATTTTGCTCTCAGCTCAGAAACAGTTTCAGTTTGTCTGGACAGACTGAAAACAGGTCTGATCTTGATCGGTGCGTTAAGTCTTTTTTCCCTCAGGACCGTCCCCCTTCTTCCGCCAGGTGACACACctgtgcttcttcttcttccacaccTGGAGGAAGCTCCTCCCACAGTTGTCACAGGTGTGCTTTCTCTGCCTTGTCTGGGCGTTTGTGTTTGGTTCTGAGAGACACCGTGTCTCTCGGCCCTGAGTCCTGGGCTGGTTTTGCTGAGCGGTCTGGTGGGTCTGGATGTGGATCTTCAGACTCTCTGAGGCTTCAAATCGTTCCCCACACGCGCCACAgaccagctcctcctcctgcaggtgagCCTTGATGTGTCTCAGTAAGAACTGCCGGGACTTAAAGGCCTGGCTGCAGACCCGGCACCTCAGACCACTTCCTGGCCTGCGGCCCCGCTTTGGTTTGGACTGCGCTGGAGCAGATCTGGGCTCAGCTGGGTCTTTGCTGTAGTCATCGCTGTCCTCAGTCTCAGACGACACCAGTTGGACCTCCTGATCCAGGTCTGCTGATCCTGGTTCTGTCCGAGTGGAACATGGTCTATTGTAGGTGAACTGGATGATGTCGGCTTCATCCAGGTCCTGAAGCTCTACTCTATCCTGTGGGGGATCCGGGGCcccctggtcctggtcctgagGGGGAACCACTTTGTGACTGACCATCAGCTGCTGAGTGAAGGCGTCTGCAGGGACACAAACCAACACTGTTTAGA
This is a stretch of genomic DNA from Sparus aurata unplaced genomic scaffold, fSpaAur1.1, whole genome shotgun sequence. It encodes these proteins:
- the LOC115577961 gene encoding zinc finger and BTB domain-containing protein 24-like, whose product is MSRLQDLRVFVGQRLDAALEEILGVFEKTLVRYEQEAALNQQVISRQHALLCALHKPLMELPSADAFTQQLMVSHKVVPPQDQDQGAPDPPQDRVELQDLDEADIIQFTYNRPCSTRTEPGSADLDQEVQLVSSETEDSDDYSKDPAEPRSAPAQSKPKRGRRPGSGLRCRVCSQAFKSRQFLLRHIKAHLQEEELVCGACGERFEASESLKIHIQTHQTAQQNQPRTQGRETRCLSEPNTNAQTRQRKHTCDNCGRSFLQVWKKKKHRCVTWRKKGDGPEGKKT